From a single Bryobacter aggregatus MPL3 genomic region:
- a CDS encoding carboxypeptidase-like regulatory domain-containing protein, giving the protein MKFLTAFLILSTLAFGQSFQGSLRGRVTDPNAAPVGSVKITLLDEATSLPRTTLTNDQGEYVFSAVNPAVYSLIAESAGFKRTERRGIQVATQAALSIDLRLDIGQISEQITVSAETPALEASDASTGQVIDTQKITDLPILGRNPFYMGKLAQTVVFAGNPRFARMQDQNGNAQVSIAGGPLRTNNYLVDGISIADSTNRAVIIPSPEAVQELKLQASTYDGEVGRTGGGTFNTLLKSGSNDLHGSAVGHIRQTEWQANGFFANRAGQAISDQPFRDWAGSLGGPVRIPRLYDGRNRTFFFAATEAYRQRDGSTTQLAVPTALERRGDFSQSFNRNGTLQTIYDPLTTTADGTRTAFPNNTIPSNRISPIAAALVSYYPLPNAATTPYHGANNLTITGSYPNRGNQFIGKADHQFASWLRVSASYIYQRTFETSAPNLFGNAGSPSQGYCCDRKINATQANATLTPTPTTVIALRWGFNRFYSRSTQASQGFDLAQLGLPSSLVGVTTNPAFPSITMGEVSSFGGGGASQDVFYSRTFSITASKFLGKHSIKSGFERRLIGDAGTPTAGPSSFGFSDVFTRPNPRATTTGQGSSLATLFLGNPVSGSMNVVTNFDNSLRYYGGFLHDDYRVSPKLTLNFGLRFEHESGIEDRNNRLLVGFDTQAANPLGLNLKGIVQYAGVGSNPTQTFHPKAVKLSPRFGFAYSLNPKTILRGGYGIFWAPTFFTFQNAIGYSQTTNIVASTDGNFTPAASLANPYPSGILQPSGNSLGGLSGIGQPLTITDPQTRSAGYVQQTSFEVQRQLPAGFVVTAGLLGSRSLGLLRSGQNINQLDPSQFSLGSAALSASVANPFYNNGGVGTIGTATVQRNQLLRPFPQFTSVTLNSSGNAASRYYSYYFRGERRFAKGLSILASYSHSRSTDDLTAVNLAGTNQIATVAGPQNAYNLAAERSLSTQDVPHRFSTAVTYELPFGAGRRYLHGHKLADLAIGGWSINAVSVLQSGFPLAITQPNNNSVIGATYQRPNATGVSAATNGSTSERIDGWLNPAAFSQAAVLSFGNTGRFLNVRGPGTKNLDLSIFKTFSIHERIRAQFRAEALNATNTPIFGNPNTTFTNSQFGVITAQVNNPRLLQLGVRVSF; this is encoded by the coding sequence GTGAAGTTCCTGACTGCATTTCTCATTCTCTCTACTCTCGCCTTTGGACAAAGCTTCCAGGGCTCTCTCCGCGGACGTGTCACCGACCCGAATGCGGCCCCCGTTGGGAGTGTCAAGATTACGCTGCTTGACGAGGCCACCTCGCTGCCTCGCACCACACTCACCAACGACCAAGGGGAATATGTATTTAGTGCCGTCAACCCCGCCGTCTATTCGCTCATTGCCGAGAGCGCTGGTTTTAAGAGGACAGAGCGCCGCGGCATCCAGGTCGCCACTCAGGCCGCGCTCAGCATCGACCTCCGTCTCGACATCGGCCAGATTTCAGAACAGATCACCGTCAGTGCCGAGACTCCGGCGCTTGAGGCCAGCGATGCCTCTACCGGCCAGGTGATCGATACCCAGAAGATCACCGATCTGCCAATTCTGGGCCGCAACCCCTTCTATATGGGCAAGCTCGCACAGACAGTTGTGTTTGCCGGCAACCCGCGCTTCGCCCGCATGCAGGATCAGAACGGCAACGCCCAGGTCTCGATCGCCGGGGGGCCCTTACGCACCAACAACTATCTGGTGGACGGCATCTCGATTGCCGACTCCACCAATCGCGCCGTGATCATCCCCTCCCCTGAAGCCGTGCAGGAGCTGAAGCTCCAGGCCAGCACCTACGATGGCGAAGTGGGGCGCACCGGCGGCGGCACCTTCAACACCCTATTGAAATCGGGCTCAAACGACCTGCACGGCAGCGCCGTCGGCCACATCCGCCAAACCGAGTGGCAGGCCAATGGCTTTTTTGCAAACCGTGCCGGACAGGCGATCAGCGATCAGCCCTTCCGCGATTGGGCAGGCTCTCTTGGCGGCCCCGTCCGCATTCCGCGCCTCTACGATGGCCGCAACCGCACCTTCTTCTTTGCGGCAACGGAAGCCTACCGCCAGCGCGACGGCTCCACCACGCAACTTGCCGTTCCCACCGCCTTGGAACGCCGTGGCGACTTCTCGCAAAGCTTCAATCGCAACGGCACCCTGCAAACCATCTACGACCCGCTCACCACCACTGCCGACGGCACGCGCACCGCATTCCCGAATAACACGATTCCCAGCAATCGCATCAGCCCGATTGCCGCCGCTCTGGTCTCCTACTACCCGCTCCCCAATGCAGCAACAACCCCCTATCATGGCGCCAATAATCTGACCATCACCGGCAGCTACCCGAATCGCGGCAATCAATTCATCGGCAAAGCCGATCATCAGTTTGCCTCCTGGCTGCGCGTCTCGGCGTCCTATATCTACCAACGCACCTTTGAGACCTCGGCGCCCAATCTCTTCGGCAACGCCGGTTCCCCCAGCCAGGGCTACTGCTGCGATCGCAAGATCAACGCGACCCAGGCCAACGCCACCCTCACGCCGACACCGACAACCGTAATCGCCCTGCGCTGGGGCTTCAACCGCTTCTACTCGCGCAGCACACAGGCGAGCCAAGGCTTCGACCTCGCGCAACTGGGTCTCCCCTCATCGCTTGTCGGTGTCACCACCAACCCTGCCTTCCCATCCATTACGATGGGCGAAGTTAGCAGCTTTGGCGGAGGCGGCGCCTCGCAGGACGTCTTCTATTCCCGCACCTTCAGCATCACGGCATCCAAGTTCTTAGGCAAGCACAGCATCAAATCGGGCTTCGAACGCAGACTCATTGGCGATGCCGGCACGCCGACAGCAGGCCCCAGCAGCTTTGGCTTCTCTGACGTCTTCACACGTCCCAATCCACGAGCCACCACCACCGGCCAAGGCAGCAGTCTCGCGACGCTGTTCCTCGGCAATCCGGTCAGCGGATCAATGAATGTGGTCACGAACTTCGACAACTCTCTGCGCTATTACGGCGGCTTCCTTCACGACGACTATCGTGTCAGCCCGAAACTGACGTTGAACTTCGGCCTTCGCTTTGAACACGAATCCGGCATCGAGGATCGTAACAACCGGCTGCTCGTCGGCTTTGACACCCAGGCGGCCAACCCGCTGGGCCTCAATCTGAAGGGCATTGTGCAATACGCCGGGGTCGGCTCCAATCCCACGCAAACCTTCCATCCCAAAGCCGTCAAGCTGAGCCCGCGCTTTGGCTTTGCCTATTCGCTCAACCCGAAGACCATACTGCGCGGCGGCTATGGCATCTTCTGGGCCCCCACCTTCTTCACCTTCCAGAATGCGATCGGCTACTCGCAGACGACCAACATTGTCGCCAGCACCGACGGCAACTTCACACCGGCTGCGAGCTTGGCCAATCCTTATCCGAGCGGCATCCTCCAGCCTTCGGGCAATAGCCTGGGCGGACTCTCGGGCATCGGCCAGCCGCTCACCATCACCGATCCGCAAACCCGTTCAGCAGGCTATGTCCAGCAGACTTCCTTTGAGGTGCAGCGGCAACTACCGGCCGGCTTTGTCGTCACCGCCGGTCTGCTTGGCTCACGTTCGCTCGGTCTGTTGCGTTCCGGCCAGAACATCAACCAGCTCGACCCATCCCAGTTCTCCCTCGGCAGCGCCGCACTCAGCGCGAGTGTCGCCAATCCCTTCTACAACAACGGCGGGGTCGGCACGATCGGCACCGCAACTGTCCAGCGCAACCAACTGCTGCGGCCTTTCCCGCAGTTCACCTCGGTGACGCTCAACAGTTCGGGCAACGCCGCCAGCCGCTATTACTCTTACTACTTCCGTGGCGAGCGCCGCTTTGCCAAAGGCCTGAGTATTCTTGCTTCGTACTCCCACTCGCGGAGCACGGACGATCTGACGGCAGTGAACCTGGCAGGCACCAACCAGATTGCAACGGTAGCTGGTCCGCAGAATGCCTACAATCTGGCGGCCGAGCGCAGCCTGTCGACACAAGACGTGCCGCATCGTTTCAGCACCGCGGTCACCTATGAACTGCCCTTCGGCGCCGGACGGCGCTACCTCCATGGCCACAAGCTAGCGGACCTGGCCATCGGGGGCTGGTCGATCAATGCCGTGAGTGTGTTGCAATCCGGATTTCCCCTCGCCATCACGCAGCCCAACAACAACAGCGTGATCGGGGCCACCTACCAGCGGCCTAACGCAACCGGAGTCTCAGCCGCCACCAATGGCTCCACCTCCGAGCGCATCGATGGCTGGCTGAACCCCGCCGCATTCTCGCAGGCCGCAGTGCTGAGCTTTGGCAACACCGGCCGCTTCCTCAATGTCCGTGGCCCGGGAACCAAGAACCTCGACCTCTCGATCTTCAAGACCTTCTCGATTCACGAGCGCATTCGGGCGCAGTTCCGGGCAGAGGCGCTCAATGCAACCAACACCCCGATCTTTGGTAACCCGAACACGACCTTCACCAACTCGCAGTTTGGCGTGATCACGGCCCAGGTCAACAATCCCCGGCTGCTCCAGCTTGGCGTGCGTGTTAGCTTTTAA
- a CDS encoding FAD-dependent oxidoreductase — MNDSIARRQLLLSSVALAQSNAKAKKFAVVGAGVFGAWTAYHLRRLGHEVTLIDQYGPSNSRASSGGESRIIRARYGTDKLYTQSVLRSLKLWTEFFTRIERPSLFHRTGVLWMTRQGDHRLGDHTRTLQEFGVSVENLAARDLRRRYPQIAVEDDTVALFEPNAGALMARQAVQAVIAQFLKDGGIYRQDKILTPAGTGAIKEIRTAAGERIAADAFLFACGPWLQQVLPDLLGNRIFPTRQVIYFFGTPAGDRRFRPPLMPTWGDSSSDSPWYGLPDLENRGFKVAYGWLGASFDPDTGIRQVTTDEIAEVRAFVTRRFPALAQAPLVETRVCQYENTANADFVIDRHPAHENIWFAGGGSGHGFKHGPAVGEYTAARLIGLEQPAIEARFSLASKATELKRRIMEGRK; from the coding sequence ATGAACGACTCCATCGCCCGCCGGCAACTGCTGCTGAGCAGCGTTGCGCTGGCCCAATCGAACGCAAAGGCAAAGAAATTTGCTGTGGTCGGCGCAGGCGTCTTTGGCGCCTGGACGGCCTACCATCTGCGCCGCCTCGGTCATGAAGTGACCTTGATCGACCAATACGGACCGTCCAATAGCCGGGCCAGTTCGGGAGGGGAATCGCGCATCATCCGCGCCCGCTACGGCACGGACAAGCTCTATACCCAGTCCGTCCTCCGCTCCTTAAAACTTTGGACGGAGTTCTTTACCCGCATCGAGCGTCCCAGCCTGTTCCACCGCACCGGGGTGCTTTGGATGACACGCCAGGGAGACCACCGGCTCGGCGACCACACCCGCACCTTGCAGGAGTTTGGCGTGAGCGTTGAGAATCTCGCCGCCCGGGACTTGCGCCGTCGCTATCCGCAGATTGCGGTAGAAGACGATACCGTGGCCCTCTTCGAACCAAATGCAGGCGCACTCATGGCCCGGCAAGCGGTGCAGGCGGTGATCGCGCAGTTTCTCAAGGATGGCGGCATCTATCGTCAGGACAAGATCCTAACGCCTGCCGGCACTGGCGCGATCAAAGAAATTCGCACAGCTGCTGGCGAAAGAATTGCGGCAGACGCTTTTCTTTTTGCTTGTGGACCGTGGCTGCAGCAAGTGCTTCCCGATCTACTGGGCAACCGCATCTTTCCGACCCGGCAGGTGATTTACTTCTTCGGCACTCCAGCCGGAGATCGCAGATTCCGGCCGCCGCTCATGCCCACCTGGGGAGATTCGTCGAGCGATTCGCCCTGGTATGGCCTACCCGATCTCGAGAACCGTGGCTTCAAAGTCGCCTACGGCTGGCTCGGCGCCAGCTTCGATCCGGACACCGGCATCCGCCAGGTGACGACTGATGAAATCGCCGAAGTCCGCGCCTTTGTCACCCGGCGCTTTCCAGCCTTAGCGCAGGCACCGCTTGTCGAGACGCGTGTCTGCCAATATGAGAACACCGCCAACGCCGACTTCGTCATCGATCGTCATCCGGCGCATGAGAATATCTGGTTTGCGGGCGGTGGTTCGGGCCACGGCTTTAAGCATGGCCCGGCAGTCGGAGAATACACCGCCGCCCGCCTCATCGGTCTTGAACAACCCGCCATCGAAGCGCGCTTCTCGCTGGCCTCAAAGGCGACCGAGCTGAAGCGCCGCATCATGGAAGGCCGCAAGTAA
- a CDS encoding glycerophosphodiester phosphodiesterase, with the protein MISHRGEHLHHPENTIEAYRAAVEAGADFIEVDVRTTKDGKLVIVHNATVDAQTNGSGAVKDMSFDQIRALRVGGQAQVPTFDEVLAFARGKVGVYVDSKAISAADVIAALERHDMQDHVVVYGGPSYLKEISTLRPKIKVMPESVSADVCKRMIEELHPKVIAFGARDFTDEIIALAKAAGAGIYVDRLGADDQAISWQDAIDRGATGIQTDKPAELVAYLRSKGLHK; encoded by the coding sequence GTGATTTCCCATCGCGGAGAACATTTGCATCACCCGGAAAATACGATCGAAGCCTATCGGGCTGCTGTCGAGGCGGGCGCTGACTTCATCGAGGTGGACGTCCGCACAACAAAGGATGGCAAGTTGGTGATCGTCCATAATGCGACGGTCGATGCGCAGACCAACGGCAGCGGTGCGGTGAAAGACATGAGCTTTGACCAGATCCGCGCGCTGCGTGTGGGCGGCCAGGCGCAGGTGCCCACCTTTGATGAAGTGCTGGCCTTTGCCCGGGGCAAGGTTGGCGTTTATGTCGACAGTAAGGCCATTTCGGCGGCCGACGTCATCGCGGCGCTGGAGCGGCACGACATGCAGGATCACGTTGTGGTGTACGGAGGGCCTTCCTATTTGAAGGAGATCTCCACGCTGCGGCCGAAGATCAAAGTGATGCCGGAGTCGGTCAGTGCCGACGTCTGCAAGCGGATGATCGAAGAACTGCACCCGAAGGTGATCGCCTTTGGCGCTCGTGACTTCACAGACGAGATCATTGCCTTGGCAAAGGCAGCCGGCGCGGGCATTTATGTCGATCGTTTGGGTGCCGACGACCAAGCCATCTCCTGGCAGGATGCGATTGATCGAGGAGCTACCGGCATCCAGACCGACAAGCCTGCCGAACTGGTGGCCTATCTTCGTTCCAAAGGCCTGCACAAGTAA
- a CDS encoding TonB-dependent receptor produces MFAKLIPLSLLVLPLWAQTFTGAIGGRVTDDAAAAVPNARITITEIATNAIWKTESNSTGDYLVSFLKPGEYNVVISVQGFKEHRSTNVPVQLNQQVRINAQLQIGEVSEKVEVSASSVQLDFVSPEIGHVVGEQQLMNIPLLGTNSRGRSPLLLAKMVPGVTSTSANNSNINNFSFGGGRPVTNEILVDGLPTTNPSDQTYTLTPSPDSVQEFKVITTPFSAEWGHTGGGVMLLTSKTGTNELHGSAFNFFRNRVLNARNYFAPNNLQKYVQNNPGATLSGPVLIPKLYNGRDKTFFFTDFNVTLSSTGNVYNAQVPTAAERSGDFSQTMAGGKPIAIYDPQTRAPFPGNRIPASRIDPVAAAIVKYYPNPNGSFGGSNNYSVNPPQGRQVWQTLTRVDHNFSSNDKGFVRFGRYNPNGDAQPRLLNNANNDTASGFRDTQVAVSETHVFGPHVVNELRAGFVQEVNYTFASGGPAGELGLKGVPLTSFPIVKVDSLVQLGSSPSNNDRNRSWVFSEALTFQNGRHTLKMGGDYRRQMYNFYNPGKMSGTYSFGNIFTSSQGVSNSGFGLADLLIGAPQSTQIQMEDYTYRLNINSAGIYLQDDFKLSSRLTLNLGLRWEFNGPYSEANNQFASFNPNLQNRTVAKLGEVEFAGRNGAPRHFVPNIYYNFLPRVGFAWNFAPKTVLRGGYGVYRLPSIGYASVGPVSQYSVRATFTSLDNNITPRYYLKDGVPAYSYNVDPSGLPYIPASLTAPTSSVTALDSRNRTPYNQTWQMGIQRELPGGWFLETDYVATKGTKLPIALNMNQLRSNQFGAGNLQSLRPFPQYSGASILANDGNSSYHSLQAKLEHRWKNGLLVSAAYTFSKLLNDVDGPSRSNGVGVQDVYNLKAERGVGGYDVPQRFVVNYVYQLPFGRGGKYLSSTPVLKDLVGGWQFAGLTELQVGLPMSITQNNTLGGFTAVQRPNQIAGASLDRGDRTLDRWFNTAAFTTAQPYQLGNASRFPLHGPGINNTDLSLMRNFHFRERAMLQFRGEFYNAFNHPNFRNPGTNLSSPQTFGKITGAQDSRVTEFALRLFF; encoded by the coding sequence ATGTTTGCCAAACTCATTCCTCTCTCGCTCTTAGTGTTGCCGCTATGGGCGCAAACTTTTACCGGTGCGATCGGAGGGCGCGTCACCGATGATGCTGCGGCCGCGGTCCCGAACGCCAGGATCACGATTACGGAAATCGCGACCAACGCCATCTGGAAAACGGAAAGCAACTCGACCGGTGACTACCTCGTGTCGTTTCTGAAGCCGGGCGAATACAACGTCGTCATCTCCGTACAGGGGTTCAAAGAGCACCGCAGCACCAATGTGCCCGTGCAATTGAATCAACAGGTGCGAATCAATGCACAGCTTCAGATTGGCGAGGTCTCGGAGAAAGTAGAAGTCTCCGCCTCCTCGGTGCAACTGGATTTCGTATCGCCAGAAATCGGACACGTGGTGGGAGAACAGCAATTGATGAACATCCCTCTGCTGGGCACCAACTCGCGGGGGCGCTCTCCGCTTCTGCTGGCAAAGATGGTGCCAGGGGTCACCTCGACCAGCGCCAACAACAGCAATATCAATAATTTCAGCTTCGGCGGCGGGCGTCCTGTTACGAATGAGATTCTTGTCGATGGCTTGCCCACAACGAATCCAAGCGACCAGACCTATACGCTGACACCCAGCCCTGACTCCGTGCAGGAATTTAAGGTGATTACCACGCCGTTCTCAGCGGAATGGGGACACACGGGTGGAGGTGTCATGTTGTTGACTTCCAAGACAGGCACAAACGAACTCCACGGCAGTGCGTTCAACTTCTTCCGCAATCGCGTGCTGAATGCCCGCAACTATTTTGCGCCGAACAATCTCCAGAAGTACGTCCAGAACAATCCTGGAGCCACCTTGAGCGGCCCTGTCCTGATTCCAAAGCTCTACAACGGCCGTGACAAAACTTTCTTCTTCACCGACTTCAACGTCACCTTATCCTCCACCGGGAACGTGTATAACGCCCAGGTGCCTACCGCTGCCGAACGCTCTGGCGACTTCTCCCAGACAATGGCTGGTGGCAAACCGATCGCAATTTACGACCCGCAAACCCGCGCGCCCTTTCCTGGCAACCGCATTCCTGCGAGCCGCATCGATCCGGTTGCTGCGGCGATCGTGAAGTACTACCCGAATCCGAACGGCTCCTTCGGCGGGAGCAATAACTATTCGGTGAACCCGCCGCAAGGGCGGCAGGTTTGGCAGACGCTGACTCGCGTCGATCACAACTTCAGCTCAAACGATAAAGGCTTCGTCCGCTTTGGCCGTTACAATCCCAACGGCGACGCGCAGCCGCGCCTGCTCAACAACGCAAATAATGATACGGCCAGCGGTTTTCGCGACACGCAGGTTGCTGTCAGTGAAACCCACGTCTTTGGCCCGCATGTCGTCAATGAACTGCGTGCTGGATTTGTTCAGGAAGTGAACTACACCTTTGCGAGCGGCGGTCCTGCCGGCGAACTCGGGCTGAAGGGCGTGCCGCTCACCAGCTTCCCGATTGTCAAAGTGGATTCGCTTGTGCAGCTGGGCTCCTCGCCGAGCAACAACGATCGCAACCGCAGTTGGGTCTTCTCAGAAGCACTGACTTTCCAGAATGGCCGTCACACCCTGAAGATGGGCGGCGATTACCGGCGGCAGATGTACAACTTCTACAATCCTGGAAAGATGTCCGGCACCTACAGCTTCGGCAACATCTTCACCTCCTCTCAGGGTGTGAGCAACAGCGGCTTCGGGTTGGCCGATCTCTTGATTGGCGCTCCGCAGTCGACACAGATCCAGATGGAAGACTACACCTACCGGCTGAACATCAACAGCGCTGGGATCTATCTGCAGGATGACTTCAAGCTCAGTTCACGCTTGACCTTGAACCTGGGCCTGCGCTGGGAATTCAACGGGCCCTACTCCGAGGCGAACAATCAGTTTGCGAGCTTCAATCCGAATCTGCAAAACCGGACCGTCGCCAAGCTGGGCGAAGTGGAGTTTGCGGGACGCAATGGAGCGCCGCGGCACTTTGTTCCGAACATCTACTACAACTTTCTGCCCCGCGTTGGTTTTGCCTGGAACTTCGCGCCGAAGACGGTCCTGCGCGGTGGCTACGGCGTCTACCGCTTGCCGAGCATCGGCTATGCGAGTGTCGGGCCGGTGTCGCAGTACTCGGTGCGGGCGACCTTTACTAGTCTCGATAACAACATCACCCCGCGTTACTATCTCAAGGACGGCGTGCCTGCCTACTCTTACAACGTGGACCCCAGCGGCTTGCCTTACATCCCGGCCAGCCTCACGGCGCCCACCTCTTCGGTCACCGCACTCGACTCCCGGAATCGTACTCCGTACAACCAGACCTGGCAGATGGGCATCCAGCGGGAGCTACCCGGCGGTTGGTTCCTCGAGACCGATTATGTTGCGACAAAGGGCACCAAGCTCCCGATCGCTCTGAACATGAACCAGTTGCGGTCGAACCAGTTCGGAGCAGGGAATCTGCAATCCCTGCGGCCCTTTCCGCAGTACTCCGGTGCGTCGATCCTGGCCAACGACGGCAACTCCTCCTATCATTCTCTGCAGGCAAAGCTGGAGCACCGTTGGAAGAACGGCCTGCTCGTATCGGCGGCCTATACCTTCAGCAAGCTGCTCAACGATGTCGATGGTCCTTCCCGCTCGAATGGCGTCGGCGTGCAGGACGTTTACAATCTCAAGGCCGAGCGTGGCGTCGGTGGCTACGACGTGCCGCAGCGCTTTGTGGTGAACTACGTGTACCAGTTGCCTTTTGGCCGCGGCGGAAAGTATCTCTCCTCCACTCCTGTGCTGAAGGATCTTGTGGGTGGCTGGCAGTTTGCGGGTCTCACAGAGCTTCAGGTTGGTCTGCCGATGTCGATTACTCAGAACAATACGCTCGGTGGCTTCACGGCAGTGCAACGTCCGAATCAGATTGCCGGAGCTTCTCTCGATCGCGGAGATCGCACACTGGACCGCTGGTTCAATACCGCTGCCTTCACGACGGCGCAGCCCTATCAACTCGGAAACGCCTCCCGCTTCCCCTTGCACGGACCCGGGATTAACAACACCGATCTCTCCCTGATGCGGAACTTCCACTTCCGGGAACGGGCGATGCTGCAGTTCCGGGGGGAGTTCTATAACGCCTTCAATCATCCAAACTTCCGGAACCCGGGCACCAACCTGTCCAGTCCGCAGACCTTTGGAAAGATCACAGGAGCACAGGATTCGCGAGTGACTGAATTCGCGCTTCGCCTCTTTTTCTAA
- a CDS encoding DeoR/GlpR family DNA-binding transcription regulator, which yields MDSALTPNRQEDILQLLRQRTSASFEEIARHFGVSEMTVRRDLQKLMETGEVIRIPGGARTTRSVTFEKTFTERMQRMALAKEKIGRAAANLIQEHESIVLDSGTTTLYIARHLRTRSNIVVLTFSLAVIDELAGNDSVRVELTGGTYRRGSQDLIGHAVAESLSTVCADKVFFGAAALSLQRGAMVFDPDAQRSLLRAGIQRILVIDSSKIGTEALYNFTRTDNCDMIITDDGIHPEHLEQLTKQTRVLVAE from the coding sequence ATGGACTCCGCTCTTACGCCCAATCGCCAGGAAGACATCCTGCAGCTACTGCGGCAACGCACCTCTGCCTCCTTCGAGGAGATCGCAAGACACTTTGGCGTCTCGGAGATGACCGTGCGGCGCGACCTTCAGAAGTTAATGGAGACCGGCGAGGTGATCCGAATCCCCGGGGGCGCGCGCACCACCCGTTCCGTCACCTTTGAGAAAACCTTCACCGAACGCATGCAGCGGATGGCCTTGGCCAAGGAGAAAATCGGCCGAGCCGCGGCCAATCTGATCCAGGAACACGAATCGATCGTGCTCGACTCCGGCACCACCACGCTGTACATCGCCCGCCATCTGCGCACGAGAAGCAATATCGTGGTGCTCACCTTCTCGCTGGCCGTGATCGATGAGCTGGCAGGCAACGATTCCGTCCGCGTCGAGCTCACCGGAGGAACCTATCGCCGGGGGAGTCAGGACCTCATCGGGCATGCGGTTGCTGAGAGCCTTTCCACCGTCTGCGCCGACAAGGTCTTCTTCGGTGCCGCCGCGCTTTCCTTGCAACGAGGCGCCATGGTCTTCGATCCCGATGCGCAGCGCAGCTTATTGCGTGCAGGCATCCAACGCATCCTGGTGATCGACAGCAGCAAGATTGGCACCGAAGCCCTCTACAACTTCACGCGCACCGACAATTGCGACATGATCATCACCGACGATGGCATCCATCCCGAACACTTGGAACAGCTGACCAAGCAGACTCGAGTGCTGGTCGCCGAGTAA
- a CDS encoding galactokinase family protein gives MGFRHSDSPGDRYLARAPGRLDLMGGNVDYTGGLVFQATIREATWATARLRQDRQIHFFNPQVEQLGWNPSPTFHLDDLASIESVRAAVHRDPGTRWTAYILGLFFLLAKRYPEQIVSGAEVQIRSEVPLNKGVSSSASLEVAVMKATAAAYSIALAGVELAEACQWTENVIAESACGVMDQMAVVLGEENAVLPILCQPALPRPPVRLPAGLACWGIDSGVARTVAGIAYETARAASFLGYKLICDRAGIPVSLEAHRPAPRWTDPYWHGYLSNLSPAEFHSRFEAHLPEQMTGAEYLATAHVHVDPYTRLDPRQSYRVRACTRYSVEDHARVQRFVTLAEQGIGAEQMGDLMYQSHAAYTECGLGHEATDLLVDLVQKAGEAAGLFGARVSGGGAGGTVVVLGRSDARAAIDRIAHQYAALRGYVPYVFEGSSMGADAFGVQRLAP, from the coding sequence GTGGGCTTTCGACACTCTGATTCTCCGGGCGACCGCTATCTAGCACGTGCGCCAGGCAGACTCGACCTGATGGGCGGCAATGTGGACTATACCGGCGGGCTCGTCTTCCAAGCCACCATCCGCGAAGCCACTTGGGCCACCGCGCGCCTGCGCCAAGACCGTCAGATCCACTTCTTCAACCCACAGGTCGAGCAGCTCGGCTGGAACCCTTCGCCCACATTCCATCTCGATGATCTGGCCAGTATCGAAAGCGTTCGCGCCGCGGTCCATCGCGATCCGGGTACGCGATGGACCGCCTACATTCTCGGCCTCTTTTTCCTGCTTGCCAAGCGATACCCGGAACAGATCGTGAGCGGCGCCGAGGTCCAGATCCGTTCTGAAGTGCCACTGAACAAGGGCGTCAGCTCTTCCGCTTCTCTGGAAGTGGCAGTGATGAAGGCCACGGCTGCGGCCTATTCAATTGCACTGGCCGGTGTGGAGCTGGCGGAAGCTTGCCAGTGGACGGAGAATGTCATCGCCGAATCCGCTTGTGGCGTCATGGACCAGATGGCCGTTGTCTTGGGCGAGGAAAATGCCGTTCTCCCCATCCTCTGCCAGCCCGCGCTCCCCCGCCCTCCTGTCCGCCTTCCCGCAGGGCTCGCCTGCTGGGGCATCGATTCCGGAGTCGCCCGCACCGTGGCCGGCATCGCCTATGAAACCGCACGCGCCGCATCCTTTCTCGGCTACAAACTGATTTGCGATCGCGCGGGAATTCCGGTCTCATTGGAAGCCCATCGCCCCGCGCCCCGCTGGACAGATCCCTACTGGCATGGCTATTTGAGCAATCTGAGTCCCGCGGAATTCCACTCCCGCTTTGAAGCGCATTTACCTGAACAGATGACCGGAGCAGAGTATCTAGCCACGGCCCATGTGCACGTTGATCCCTACACACGTCTGGACCCGCGGCAGAGCTACCGCGTCCGTGCCTGCACACGCTATTCGGTGGAAGACCATGCCCGGGTGCAACGCTTTGTCACACTCGCCGAGCAAGGCATAGGCGCAGAGCAGATGGGAGATCTGATGTACCAGTCGCACGCTGCCTATACGGAATGCGGACTGGGCCATGAGGCCACCGATCTACTGGTAGATCTTGTACAGAAAGCAGGAGAGGCGGCCGGACTATTTGGGGCCAGGGTGAGTGGAGGAGGAGCAGGAGGAACGGTTGTGGTACTGGGCCGAAGCGACGCCCGCGCCGCCATCGATCGCATTGCCCACCAATACGCGGCCCTGCGCGGTTATGTGCCCTATGTCTTTGAAGGAAGCTCGATGGGAGCGGACGCATTCGGCGTGCAGCGTCTCGCGCCATAG